The following is a genomic window from Bacteroidia bacterium.
AAAAACTGAAACGATTACACCAATTGTTGGACAAACGATTGAGCTTGTTGCGAGTTGAGATTATGTCTCAACGATACATTCAATGCAATTTACGAAAAGAATTCAATTCTGCTTCTTTGATGCGAAAGTTTCAAAGATCGTCCCACTCGTTGGCATTGTTGGGCCGCTATCCCCACTGAGCAAGCCGGTATCTGCGCGGCTGAATAACGATTTCAGCACAATCTCCCGATCCTCCGGCTGTATGGCGCCCTCTTCGATCAAGGCCAAGAAATAGCTGGTCAGCACGAGGCGCTCAGACGCATCGCGCTGTAGGTGAAATGAACTGATTGCCAATTTTGAGAACGTTCTCACCAGAAAGGCAAGTAACGAAAGCAAAGCTGCAAACAACAACAATCCCTTGATGGTCTCTGGCTTTGTCCATTCCGAAATTGATACGCCGAAAACCTCCGGGGGATTATAAAGAAGATGCACCACGAGTATGGTTGAACATACGATTGTTGCGATCAGCAGCGCGGCCCATTTTAATCCCCAGTTCCTGTGCTCCGTCGCCGCAGCCTCCCACTGTTTGGATGGCCCCCGCAATCGAAGTTGCTCTTGAAATCGATTCTTCAGATTGTCGAATTCTACGTCCACCTGATGTGCGGCTTTTTCTCGTTCAACTCTCTCTTCCTCCCACTGGGTGTTCGCCTGACTAATCAGAGATTCCATGTCTGATGTGAACTTCGTAGTATTTGTCTCAAGTTTGTCCCTCGTTTCGCCCAACTCTGAAAATGCAACAGTGTACGTATCTCTTGCTGTCTGCAGGATTGAGTTGAGTGCACTGAGCGAGGGATCTGTACCCAGTTCGCCCGTCTGAGTATGCATTTCCCGAAGACGGTGCGCGGATAAAAATCCTCGTAAGAGCTCAGCGGACTCCGGGCGACTATTGCCAGAGAACAATTGTTCACCAATGTTGGCATGTCCGAGATAAGACATTACTCCTTCGGCAAATGCACCTTTACGCTGTAGGTAATCGATAAGACGACTTGTAATCGGAGAATCAGAGAACAAGATGAGAACCTTCGATCCGTGCAGTACTTTAGTGTTCAGGCCCTTCTGTATCTCCTCGATCGTGATACTACTCGGAGACTTGGGATCGATGAATGCAGATAATCGTTGTCTTTGGTGGTTGTAGTGTATCGCATGCCGATTGGCAATAATCCCAACCGGATCCCGTGGTTTATCTGCTCTAATGCTTTCCCAAAAATCGTACTCTCGTGTGCAGAATTCGATCGCGGCGGATATTCCTACGACGGTAGCGGTTTCTGTATGAATGAAGCCTGATGAAAAGGTGATCGATGGTGCTTTCGCTTCTGTGTCAACGTTCTCTGACATGATCAGTCTCGGATTATGGAGATTAATATTTCAATTATTTTGCGGTGCGTTGTGCGGAGATTCTCCAGATCGCTGCACCACATATCTCCTCACTGCGTGCCTTCTGTGGAACTATTGATTCGCTCTCGTACAAAAGGTGTAC
Proteins encoded in this region:
- a CDS encoding DUF6161 domain-containing protein, translated to MSENVDTEAKAPSITFSSGFIHTETATVVGISAAIEFCTREYDFWESIRADKPRDPVGIIANRHAIHYNHQRQRLSAFIDPKSPSSITIEEIQKGLNTKVLHGSKVLILFSDSPITSRLIDYLQRKGAFAEGVMSYLGHANIGEQLFSGNSRPESAELLRGFLSAHRLREMHTQTGELGTDPSLSALNSILQTARDTYTVAFSELGETRDKLETNTTKFTSDMESLISQANTQWEEERVEREKAAHQVDVEFDNLKNRFQEQLRLRGPSKQWEAAATEHRNWGLKWAALLIATIVCSTILVVHLLYNPPEVFGVSISEWTKPETIKGLLLFAALLSLLAFLVRTFSKLAISSFHLQRDASERLVLTSYFLALIEEGAIQPEDREIVLKSLFSRADTGLLSGDSGPTMPTSGTIFETFASKKQN